In Papaver somniferum cultivar HN1 unplaced genomic scaffold, ASM357369v1 unplaced-scaffold_80, whole genome shotgun sequence, the following proteins share a genomic window:
- the LOC113344879 gene encoding receptor-like protein 12, with the protein MTGTIPSCITKLRNLSFCDVSHNSFRGTVMLNELNLTSLDLSYNKLTVVIDQHQYPSPGFRLEFLRLRSCNLKGFIPAFICNFTLLKYLDLSYNNLTGAIPSCISKLQNLNHLDLSNNKLRGPLPLPPQAVDTFNLSHNKLNGEISMGAGERLSRASLVILNNNEISGSIPSSICSQKAGKLRTIDFSYNKLSGIIPSSIGYCNSLHNLNLGNNNLTGNIPNELPFQLGHLQLNNNNLNGVLPESTVGLLSLTVLNLGNNNFEGVLPRGLGSLNSLAFISLRSNNFTGSIPEDITQLNKLLILDLSMNNLSGPIPMKIGSWAKLTSMSTDNFIVESDVQFQLVIKGTSSQFDLLEGFISGIDLSCNILDGNIPEEIGLLQGLVMLNLSHNLFSGIIPASVGNMSGLESLDLSSNRLSGQIPQSLTYIDSLGVLNLSHNNLSGRIPRGNHFETLSLDGSAFAGNDLLCGFPTEKLCDDDNNISTGSTNPSSKADGKEKFLLYAIVAMGFTIGIWG; encoded by the coding sequence ATGACAGGAACCATACCAAGCTGCATCACCAAGCTTCGGAATCTTAGTTTCTGTGATGTTTCCCACAACTCATTTAGAGGAACAGTTATGCTTAATGAACTAAACCTAACTTCTTTAGACCTGAGTTATAATAAGTTAACAGTAGTTATAGATCAACACCAATATCCATCACCTGGCTTTAGACTAGAGTTTTTACGATTGAGATCATGCAATCTAAAAGGATTTATCCCTGCTTTCATTTGTAATTTTACACTTTTGAAGTATTTGGATTTGTCTTATAATAACCTCACAGGAGCGATCCCTTCCTGcatctccaaactccaaaatctcaATCACTTAGATTTGTCTAACAACAAACTTCGCGGTCCTTTGCCTCTTCCGCCACAAGCTGTCGACACTTTCAATTTATCACATAATAAACTTAATGGTGAAATCTCTATGGGAGCTGGGGAAAGACTGTCTAGAGCATCCTTAGTTATTCTAAATAACAATGAAATTTCAGGTTCAATTCCTTCTTCAATATGTTCACAGAAAGCAGGAAAACTGCGAACAATTGATTTCTCTTACAACAAACTATCTGGGATTATACCTTCCAGTATAGGGTACTGCAATTCTCTTCATAATCTAAACCTCGGCAACAACAATCTGACTGGAAATATTCCAAATGAGCTTCCATTTCAGCTGGGTCatcttcaattaaacaacaataaTCTCAATGGTGTGCTTCCAGAGTCCACCGTAGGACTTTTGTCTTTGACAGTTCTCAACTTAGGAAACAACAACTTTGAAGGTGTTTTACCCAGGGGTCTTGGTTCACTGAATTCCCTTGCATTCATTTCTTTAAGGTCGAACAACTTCACTGGCTCCATACCTGAAGATATTACCCAATTGAACAAGCTTCTAATACTAGACTTGTCAATGAACAACCTATCAGGTCCAATTCCTATGAAAATAGGAAGCTGGGCAAAGCTAACAAGTATGTCTACAGACAACTTCATAGTAGAGTCGGACGTTCAATTTCAGTTGGTTATCAAGGGTACCAGCTCACAATTTGATTTACTGGAAGGCTTCATATCGGGGATAGATCTATCGTGCAACATTCTCGACGGGAACATTCCAGAAGAGATAGGGCTATTACAGGGACTTGTTATGCTTAATCTATCTCATAATCTTTTCTCGGGTATTATCCCAGCTAGTGTCGGGAACATGTCTGGTCTAGAGTCTTTGGATTTGAGTTCCAATAGACTTTCTGGACAGATCCCACAGAGTTTGACATACATTGACTCCCTTGGGGTTCTGAACTTATCTCATAATAATTTGAGCGGGAGGATTCCTAGAGGAAATCACTTTGAAACACTGAGTTTGGATGGTTCCGCTTTTGCTGGGAACGATTTATTGTGTGGATTTCCTACAGAGAAACTTTGCGACGACGACAATAATATTAGTACAGGTAGTACTAATCCTTCAAGTAAAGCTGATGGAAAAGAGAAGTTTTTATTGTATGCTATAGTTGCAATGGGGTTTACAATTGGAATTTGGGGTTGA